Proteins from one Ranitomeya variabilis isolate aRanVar5 chromosome 1, aRanVar5.hap1, whole genome shotgun sequence genomic window:
- the WDR89 gene encoding WD repeat-containing protein 89 translates to MDALEEQLSHLAITKRAAMKDGTTYVLDIDVSNPAEEQTGHIVAILCCDKTIRLYNRETMTCLREYNARPGTLSGVRFCHTNGNLVLSACSDATVKLWDARVSGTGAVQQYIGYPSNVFISFDVSCNDLVICAGTEKVEDDAFLVFWDGRYIPNTKSKEPLGAYSESHNNDVTQVRFHPTNPSLVATGSTDGLVNVFDIGADNEDDALTSTCNSDSSVNIVGWAGRDYKQIYCLTHNEGFLWWDLAQVDTEEHITLCKVEDVRKNVSRCHVDYLIGGFYHEIQNALLLFGGSHNGDISLLNCDSGRVAHLKTLTGGHTDIVRSVYWCGGDDCLITGGEDAQLLLWKPKVKEASPKKRDSMKMASSVQQKVRVHTTKSFLTKQK, encoded by the coding sequence ATGGACGCTTTAGAAGAGCAGCTTTCACACCTCGCTATAACCAAGCGCGCTGCCATGAAAGACGGCACGACTTATGTCCTCGACATCGACGTGTCAAATCCAGCAGAGGAACAAACCGGTCACATAGTTGCCATTTTGTGTTGCGACAAAACAATCCGCTTATATAACCGGGAGACCATGACCTGTCTCCGTGAATATAACGCCCGCCCCGGCACACTGAGCGGCGTCCGTTTCTGCCACACGAATGGCAACCtggtgctttcagcttgcagcgatGCCACTGTAAAACTTTGGGACGCTCGGGTGTCCGGTACTGGAGCTGTACAGCAATATATTGGTTACCCCTCCAACGTCTTCATCAGCTTCGATGTCAGCTGTAACGACCTTGTCATCTGCGCAGGCACAGAGAAGGTGGAAGACGATGCGTTTCTGGTCTTCTGGGATGGAAGATACATTCCAAATACCAAATCCAAGGAGCCGCTTGGAGCTTATTCAGAATCTCACAACAACGATGTCACCCAAGTTCGCTTCCATCCAACCAACCCAAGCCTGGTGGCCACCGGTTCCACAGACGGGCTGGTCAACGTGTTTGATATCGGTGCAGATAACGAAGACGACGCGCTAACTTCTACCTGCAATTCCGATTCTTCTGTGAACATCGTTGGTTGGGCAGGAAGAGACTATAAGCAGATATACTGCCTGACGCACAACGAAGGCTTCCTTTGGTGGGATCTCGCCCAAGTGGACACAGAGGAACACATCACACTCTGTAAAGTAGAGGATGTAAGGAAAAACGTAAGCAGATGTCACGTCGACTATCTCATCGGGGGTTTCTATCATGAAATTCAGAATGCTCTGCTCCTTTTTGGAGGGTCTCACAATGGCGATATTAGCTTGCTAAATTGTGATTCGGGTAGGGTTGCACACTTAAAAACCTTAACCGGAGGGCACACTGACATTGTGCGCTCGGTCTACTGGTGCGGAGGAGATGACTGTTTGATAACTGGGGGGGAAGATGCTCAATTGCTTTTATGGAAGCCAAAAGTTAAAGAGGCATCACCTAAAAAGAGAGACTCCATGAAAATGGCTTCCTCTGTGCAGCAGAAGGTCCGTGTGCATACCACCAAATCCTTCCTGACCAAACAAAAATGA